One Gemmatimonadaceae bacterium genomic window carries:
- a CDS encoding succinate dehydrogenase cytochrome b subunit, translating to MYGLSRFWQSTIGKKIVMAVTGIIGILFVIGHMSGNLLMFKGQDAMHHYALLLRTSMPLLYVVRSVLLAAVVLHAVSAYQLTMRARAARPDDYAVRKPQVTTLAAKTLRWGGVLLLAFIVFHLLQLTLGVVHPRFTHLDPYNNVVIGLSNPFVAALYIVAMLALAMHLYHGIWAVVRTLGMARPSTQPLKRTVALVVAVVVAAGFLIIPIATLAGAFAEAPPLVDTASTSVEQNSLPAPVAALPAGETR from the coding sequence ATGTACGGACTCTCTCGATTCTGGCAGAGCACGATCGGCAAGAAGATCGTGATGGCGGTGACGGGGATCATCGGGATCCTGTTCGTCATCGGCCACATGTCCGGCAACCTGCTGATGTTCAAGGGGCAGGATGCCATGCATCACTATGCGCTGCTGCTGCGCACCAGCATGCCGCTGCTGTACGTCGTTCGCAGCGTCCTGTTGGCCGCCGTGGTGCTGCATGCCGTGTCGGCCTACCAGCTCACCATGCGCGCTCGTGCCGCGCGTCCCGATGATTACGCGGTTCGCAAACCGCAAGTCACGACCCTGGCCGCGAAGACGCTGCGCTGGGGCGGCGTGTTGCTGCTGGCCTTCATCGTCTTTCACTTGCTCCAGTTGACGTTGGGGGTCGTGCACCCGCGGTTCACGCATCTCGACCCGTACAACAATGTCGTCATCGGATTGTCGAATCCGTTCGTGGCCGCGCTGTACATCGTCGCCATGCTGGCGCTGGCGATGCACCTGTATCACGGCATTTGGGCGGTCGTGCGAACACTGGGGATGGCGCGACCGTCCACGCAGCCGTTGAAGCGCACGGTGGCCCTCGTGGTGGCCGTCGTCGTGGCCGCCGGTTTCCTGATCATCCCCATCGCCACGCTGGCGGGCGCCTTTGCTGAAGCCCCGCCATTGGTGGACACCGCGTCGACGTCGGTCGAACAGAACTCGCTACCGGCACCAGTTGCCGCGTTGCCCGCCGGGGAGACCCGCTGA
- the moaA gene encoding GTP 3',8-cyclase MoaA — MTSGGETLTDQFGRSIEYLRISVTDRCNFRCQYCMPMEGLPWLPKADILRYEEIAAIVRQLAPLGLRRLRITGGEPTIRPRLAALVRMLHEIPGIEDISLSTNGVKLPELAAELRDAGLNRVNISADSMRAERVVAIARRDLGFDIVQSALAAERAGLAPVKINVVVMRGVNDDEIADFAELTRSHPWHVRFIELMPVGDLRELTWEHVVSSDEVLARVRGLGTLVPDPGPARGNGPAVYWRFQDAPGSIGVITPMSHTYCERCNRVRLTADGRLRTCLFGDHEVLLRDALREGQPLEPLFRQALANKPKAHDLLQMRVGGLRALSEVGG; from the coding sequence ATGACATCTGGCGGCGAGACGCTGACGGACCAGTTTGGTCGGTCGATCGAGTACCTGCGTATCTCGGTGACCGATCGCTGCAACTTCCGGTGCCAGTATTGCATGCCGATGGAAGGCCTGCCGTGGCTCCCGAAGGCGGACATCCTGCGTTACGAGGAGATTGCAGCCATCGTGCGCCAGTTGGCGCCGCTGGGCCTCAGGCGACTTCGCATTACCGGCGGCGAACCGACCATCCGGCCACGACTTGCGGCGCTGGTGCGTATGTTGCACGAGATCCCCGGCATCGAGGATATCTCGCTCTCGACCAATGGCGTGAAACTGCCGGAACTGGCCGCCGAACTGCGCGACGCGGGCCTCAATCGCGTGAACATCAGTGCCGACTCCATGCGGGCCGAACGGGTGGTCGCGATTGCCAGACGCGACCTGGGGTTCGACATCGTGCAATCAGCGCTCGCGGCGGAGCGGGCCGGATTGGCGCCGGTCAAGATCAACGTCGTGGTCATGCGCGGCGTGAACGACGATGAAATCGCCGACTTCGCCGAACTGACCCGATCGCACCCGTGGCACGTGCGGTTTATCGAGCTCATGCCCGTGGGCGACCTGCGTGAGCTCACCTGGGAACACGTGGTTTCCAGCGATGAGGTGCTTGCGCGGGTGCGCGGCCTCGGCACGCTCGTGCCGGATCCGGGGCCGGCGCGCGGGAACGGGCCGGCCGTCTACTGGCGTTTTCAGGACGCGCCGGGTTCGATCGGCGTCATTACCCCGATGTCCCACACCTATTGTGAGCGGTGCAACCGGGTTCGCCTGACTGCCGATGGCCGGCTGCGAACCTGCTTGTTCGGCGACCATGAGGTCCTGCTGCGGGATGCGTTGCGCGAGGGCCAACCGTTGGAGCCGCTTTTCCGACAGGCCTTGGCCAACAAGCCCAAAGCGCATGATCTGCTCCAAATGCGCGTCGGTGGCCTGCGGGCGCTCAGCGAAGTTGGCGGCTGA
- a CDS encoding molybdenum cofactor biosynthesis protein MoaE, producing the protein MAIVNGPIDITRLTSYVEDSGVGAISLFLGTVRNLNDGRQVTGIDYEAYQPMAERELQAIVRETCDAVPGLRLAVEHRVGALVVGDVSVAIAAGHARRAPAMAAAQRVIETLKLRVPIWKREHYVDGERRWVDPTV; encoded by the coding sequence GTGGCCATCGTGAACGGGCCCATCGACATCACGCGGTTGACGTCGTACGTGGAAGACTCGGGCGTCGGCGCGATATCGCTGTTCTTGGGCACCGTGCGCAATCTCAACGATGGGCGTCAAGTGACCGGCATCGATTACGAGGCGTACCAGCCGATGGCTGAGCGCGAGTTGCAGGCGATTGTGCGTGAGACCTGCGACGCCGTTCCGGGGCTGCGGTTAGCCGTCGAGCATCGAGTTGGAGCCCTGGTCGTCGGAGACGTGAGCGTGGCGATTGCCGCCGGGCATGCTCGTCGAGCTCCCGCCATGGCGGCGGCGCAACGGGTTATCGAAACTCTCAAGTTGCGCGTCCCGATCTGGAAGCGTGAACACTATGTCGACGGAGAGCGCCGGTGGGTGGACCCGACCGTATGA
- a CDS encoding MoaD/ThiS family protein, which yields MSIHVLLFASYADAFGARRITIPVTLPCTIRDLVTSLRRLPGGHVLPDEPLVAVNHEWVRDERAIVAGDEVAIIPPVAGG from the coding sequence ATGAGTATCCACGTGTTGCTCTTCGCGTCTTACGCCGATGCCTTCGGCGCGCGCCGGATTACGATTCCGGTCACCTTGCCCTGCACGATTCGCGATCTGGTGACAAGTCTCCGTCGACTCCCTGGTGGACACGTGCTTCCGGATGAGCCGTTGGTGGCCGTCAATCACGAATGGGTGCGTGACGAACGCGCGATTGTCGCGGGGGATGAGGTCGCGATCATTCCGCCGGTTGCCGGCGGCTGA
- a CDS encoding integration host factor subunit beta, whose translation MTKADLVENVTARIAQTAGPTISKKDCARVVDAFLDAIKDALQEQKNIEVRGFGTFKIRQRKTRMARNPRTGSPVEVSARPVPVFKPSKELRAMVAGIDIAHLDDHDDDDYES comes from the coding sequence ATGACGAAAGCCGATCTGGTGGAGAACGTCACGGCGCGTATTGCGCAGACGGCCGGTCCGACGATCTCCAAGAAGGACTGTGCGCGGGTCGTCGACGCGTTTCTGGACGCGATCAAAGACGCCCTGCAGGAACAGAAGAACATCGAGGTTCGAGGTTTCGGGACGTTCAAGATCCGTCAGCGGAAGACCCGTATGGCGCGCAACCCGCGTACCGGATCCCCGGTCGAGGTATCGGCGCGTCCGGTTCCCGTCTTCAAGCCATCGAAAGAACTGCGTGCCATGGTGGCCGGCATCGACATCGCGCATCTCGACGATCACGACGACGACGATTACGAATCCTGA
- a CDS encoding triose-phosphate isomerase translates to MHRKPVFAANWKLNLTPTDARAFLQRFLALTPRQQDRTIILCPSAMTASTVADALRDRPDIWVGVQNVHSEAQGAFTGENSVLMVRDIGARVVLVGHSERRHVFGETDEMTTKKCALVANARLIPILCVGETLSERESGATASVVERQLAAGIAEMDDVQVGAMMLAYEPVWAIGTGKTATPEDASDIHGVLRRALTGRVGEKAAQAVPILYGGSVNRGNASTLLASTDVDGLLVGGASLDPDGWSSITRS, encoded by the coding sequence ATGCATCGCAAGCCCGTGTTCGCGGCAAACTGGAAGCTCAACCTGACGCCCACAGATGCGCGTGCGTTCCTCCAGCGATTTCTTGCGCTCACGCCACGGCAACAGGACCGCACCATCATCCTGTGCCCCTCGGCGATGACCGCCAGCACCGTGGCCGACGCCTTGCGCGATCGCCCGGACATCTGGGTGGGTGTACAAAACGTCCACAGCGAGGCGCAGGGGGCGTTCACGGGGGAGAACTCGGTCTTGATGGTCCGTGATATCGGGGCACGGGTCGTTCTGGTCGGTCACTCCGAGCGTCGACATGTCTTCGGAGAGACCGACGAGATGACGACGAAGAAATGCGCATTGGTGGCCAACGCACGACTCATCCCCATCCTCTGCGTGGGCGAGACGCTTTCGGAAAGGGAGTCTGGCGCGACCGCTTCCGTGGTCGAGCGTCAGCTGGCGGCGGGCATCGCCGAAATGGATGATGTGCAGGTTGGTGCGATGATGCTGGCCTACGAGCCGGTGTGGGCCATCGGGACGGGCAAGACCGCAACCCCTGAGGACGCGAGCGACATCCACGGCGTTTTGCGGCGCGCGCTGACGGGGCGCGTTGGCGAAAAGGCGGCGCAGGCGGTCCCGATTCTCTATGGCGGGTCGGTGAATCGCGGCAATGCCTCGACCCTTCTGGCGTCCACTGACGTGGACGGGCTGCTGGTTGGAGGGGCCTCGCTGGATCCCGACGGATGGAGCAGCATTACTCGCAGCTGA
- a CDS encoding phosphoglycerate kinase, giving the protein MTTRTIRDLTSADLAGKRALVRVDFNVPLDEHGHVADATRIAAAVPTINALLDAGAKVILLAHFGRPKGAPEPKYSLAPVVGTLRELLGRPVSFLPETVGASVVAATRALAPGETLLLENTRFLPGEEKNDDALARQLAELGDVYVNDAFGAAHRAHASTAGVAKYCHPAVAGLLMEKELAYLGGALAAPKRPFVAILGGSKISGKIDVVEALLPKVDHLLIGGAMACTFFKAMGLETGNSLVEPDRLDMAKDLLARAGAKLVLPVDAMIAPAMDATDQAHVVAREAIPVGQAMFDIGPETIATYRGLVTGAKTVLWNGPMGVFEKPPFDAGTLLVARAMADATDAGATTIIGGGDSAAAVTEAGLEHRMSHVSTGGGASLEFLEGKDLPGVSALDTH; this is encoded by the coding sequence ATGACCACTCGCACCATTCGTGACCTGACGTCGGCGGACCTCGCCGGCAAGCGCGCCCTCGTGCGCGTGGACTTCAATGTGCCGCTGGATGAGCACGGGCACGTCGCCGATGCGACGCGCATTGCCGCCGCGGTTCCGACGATCAACGCGTTGCTCGATGCCGGCGCGAAAGTCATCCTGCTGGCCCATTTCGGCCGACCCAAGGGCGCTCCCGAACCGAAGTATTCGCTGGCTCCGGTCGTCGGAACGCTGCGCGAATTGTTGGGGCGTCCCGTGTCATTCTTGCCTGAGACCGTTGGGGCGTCGGTCGTTGCGGCGACACGGGCACTCGCCCCGGGCGAGACACTGCTGCTGGAGAATACGCGATTCCTGCCGGGTGAGGAGAAGAACGACGACGCACTCGCGCGCCAGTTGGCCGAGTTGGGCGATGTGTATGTGAACGATGCGTTCGGCGCCGCGCATCGCGCGCACGCCAGCACGGCCGGCGTGGCGAAGTACTGCCATCCAGCGGTCGCCGGGCTGCTCATGGAGAAGGAACTCGCCTATCTCGGCGGCGCGCTGGCGGCGCCGAAGCGACCGTTCGTGGCGATTCTCGGCGGATCCAAGATTTCTGGCAAGATCGATGTGGTGGAAGCGCTGCTGCCCAAGGTTGATCATCTCCTGATCGGCGGCGCGATGGCGTGCACGTTCTTCAAGGCGATGGGGCTGGAGACCGGAAATTCACTGGTCGAACCCGATCGACTGGACATGGCCAAGGATCTGCTGGCTCGCGCTGGTGCCAAGCTGGTGCTGCCAGTGGATGCGATGATCGCGCCGGCCATGGACGCAACCGATCAGGCGCACGTGGTTGCCCGCGAGGCCATTCCCGTCGGACAGGCCATGTTCGACATAGGCCCTGAAACCATTGCGACCTATCGCGGCCTGGTGACCGGCGCGAAGACCGTGCTGTGGAACGGACCCATGGGCGTGTTCGAGAAGCCACCTTTCGACGCCGGCACGTTGTTGGTTGCCCGTGCGATGGCCGATGCGACTGACGCAGGCGCGACGACGATTATCGGCGGAGGCGATTCGGCGGCCGCCGTCACGGAAGCCGGACTTGAGCATCGCATGTCGCATGTGTCCACCGGTGGCGGAGCGTCACTGGAATTTCTCGAAGGAAAGGACCTCCCCGGCGTCTCGGCGCTGGACACCCACTGA
- the gap gene encoding type I glyceraldehyde-3-phosphate dehydrogenase has protein sequence MAIRVGINGFGRIGRQVLRAAKQQGVADIDFVAVNDLTDTKTLAHLFKYDSVHGQFEGEVSADADGITVDGDRIRILAERDPAKLPWKELGVDIVLESTGRFTERSDAAKHIAGGARKVIISAPATNEDITIVMGVNSDKYDPAAHHVISNASCTTNCLVPMVKVIRDNFGFVHGSMVTIHSYTNDQSILDLPHKDLRRARAAAVSMIPTTTGAAKATALVIPEVKGKIDGIAVRVPTPDVSLTDLTCVVERVVTKDEVNAAFKAASERSLAGVLGYSEVPLVSIDYVGNPNSCTLDALSTIVINGTMVKISGWYDNEWGYSSRCVDLLRFVGARL, from the coding sequence ATGGCTATTCGTGTTGGCATCAACGGCTTCGGCCGCATCGGCCGTCAGGTGCTTCGTGCCGCCAAGCAGCAAGGCGTTGCCGATATTGATTTCGTCGCGGTCAATGACCTGACGGACACCAAGACGCTGGCGCACCTCTTCAAGTACGACTCGGTGCACGGCCAGTTCGAGGGAGAGGTCAGTGCCGACGCCGACGGCATTACGGTGGACGGCGATCGTATTCGCATCCTTGCCGAACGCGATCCCGCCAAGCTGCCATGGAAAGAACTCGGCGTGGATATCGTGCTCGAATCCACGGGACGCTTCACTGAACGCTCGGACGCGGCCAAGCACATCGCCGGTGGCGCCAGGAAGGTGATCATTTCCGCTCCGGCCACCAACGAAGACATCACCATCGTGATGGGGGTGAACAGCGACAAGTATGATCCGGCCGCGCACCACGTCATCTCCAACGCCTCGTGCACGACCAATTGCCTGGTGCCGATGGTAAAGGTGATTCGCGACAATTTCGGATTTGTGCACGGCTCGATGGTCACGATTCACAGCTACACCAACGATCAGTCCATTCTCGACCTGCCGCACAAGGACTTGCGCCGTGCCCGTGCGGCGGCGGTCTCGATGATTCCCACCACGACGGGTGCCGCGAAAGCCACCGCGCTCGTGATTCCCGAGGTGAAAGGCAAGATCGATGGCATTGCGGTGCGGGTGCCGACACCCGATGTCTCGCTGACGGACCTGACCTGTGTCGTTGAGCGGGTCGTGACAAAGGACGAGGTCAACGCCGCGTTCAAGGCCGCCTCCGAGCGGTCGCTGGCGGGGGTGCTTGGCTACAGCGAAGTCCCGCTCGTCTCCATCGACTACGTGGGCAATCCGAATTCCTGCACGTTGGATGCCCTGAGCACGATCGTCATCAACGGCACGATGGTGAAGATTTCCGGCTGGTACGACAACGAGTGGGGATACTCCTCCCGGTGCGTCGACTTGCTGCGTTTTGTGGGCGCGCGTCTCTGA
- a CDS encoding ComF family protein, producing MDVGTGASLVHALKYEGWRGTAHAMARRMSRVDFPDDVVRERTALVPVPLAATRQRERGYNQAECLADALSLHWRVPVWNDVVCRTRHTRSQVRLTPSERTGNVLHAFAVGDSAAGRLRGAHVVLVDDVITTAATLNAAARALTDGGARIISYITFGRAPDPGDRADTDFDSDQD from the coding sequence ATGGATGTCGGAACCGGGGCGTCCCTTGTGCATGCGCTCAAATACGAAGGGTGGCGCGGCACGGCACATGCCATGGCCCGCCGGATGTCCCGCGTGGATTTTCCGGATGACGTGGTGCGAGAACGGACGGCGCTTGTGCCGGTCCCGTTGGCCGCCACGCGTCAACGTGAGCGAGGCTACAATCAGGCCGAATGCCTCGCGGACGCCTTGTCGTTGCACTGGCGCGTGCCGGTGTGGAACGACGTCGTGTGTCGAACGCGACATACCAGATCGCAGGTGCGGTTGACACCGTCCGAGAGGACTGGCAACGTGTTGCATGCCTTCGCGGTCGGTGATTCGGCTGCGGGTCGGCTGCGTGGTGCGCATGTCGTGCTGGTCGACGACGTAATCACCACGGCGGCCACCCTCAACGCCGCTGCTCGGGCGCTGACGGATGGCGGGGCGCGTATCATCAGCTATATCACCTTCGGGCGGGCGCCGGATCCGGGCGACCGAGCCGACACCGACTTTGACTCTGACCAGGACTGA
- a CDS encoding shikimate dehydrogenase: protein MSALVKPSRLVLLGHPIAHSLSPVFQNAALRYIGSTLRYELLDVTPARLHDTLDALAAEGAAGNVTVPHKSAVASRARCTALAERVGAVNTFWHVDGMLHGDNTDVAGVSASITALCPFGVAETRCVVIGAGGSAAAAIVALSTLGCGDIVIAARNAEGARRLAAHAGISVRVVSIDDPGVGTAGLVINATPIGMTDECMPVPPSALSANTAALDLVYRRNATAWVRACRERGHRAEDGLRMLLAQGASAFERWFGVPAPREAMSRALIAEAGRCA from the coding sequence ATGTCCGCGCTCGTGAAGCCGTCGCGACTGGTGTTACTCGGACACCCGATCGCGCATTCGCTGTCGCCGGTGTTCCAGAACGCCGCCCTGCGATACATCGGGTCCACGCTGCGCTATGAACTGCTCGATGTGACACCGGCGCGACTCCATGACACGTTGGATGCGCTGGCCGCGGAAGGCGCCGCGGGAAATGTCACCGTCCCGCATAAGTCTGCGGTAGCATCACGAGCCCGATGCACCGCGTTGGCCGAACGGGTCGGCGCCGTCAACACCTTCTGGCACGTTGATGGCATGCTCCATGGCGACAATACCGACGTCGCCGGCGTCTCGGCCTCGATCACCGCGTTGTGCCCCTTTGGCGTCGCAGAGACGCGCTGTGTCGTGATCGGGGCTGGGGGATCCGCCGCGGCCGCCATTGTCGCGTTGAGTACGCTCGGCTGTGGAGACATTGTGATTGCCGCTCGCAACGCCGAGGGGGCGCGTCGTCTCGCCGCGCATGCGGGCATCAGCGTGCGAGTGGTGTCCATCGACGACCCGGGTGTTGGCACCGCCGGATTGGTGATCAATGCCACACCGATTGGCATGACCGACGAATGCATGCCGGTACCGCCGTCCGCCTTGTCGGCCAACACCGCGGCCCTCGATCTGGTTTATCGGCGGAACGCCACCGCGTGGGTGCGGGCGTGCCGCGAGCGCGGTCACCGCGCTGAAGATGGGTTGCGCATGCTCCTGGCACAGGGCGCATCGGCGTTCGAACGGTGGTTTGGAGTCCCGGCCCCTCGCGAAGCCATGTCACGCGCCCTCATCGCGGAAGCCGGTCGGTGCGCCTGA
- a CDS encoding low molecular weight protein arginine phosphatase — MHILFVCTGNTCRSPMAEGIARRLIADRGLRDLAVSSAGTSAWTDAPASDGSLLVAMEHGIDLAEHRARQLSPDIVAASEIILAMGPHHLERAEALGGSGRTWLLTGFVDANRARPVSDPFGGELDIYRATYDELEDEIGLVLDRIVRDRRGPST; from the coding sequence ATGCACATTCTCTTTGTCTGCACGGGCAACACCTGCCGCAGTCCGATGGCCGAGGGGATTGCGCGCCGACTGATCGCCGACCGCGGCCTGCGTGATCTGGCCGTTTCGAGCGCGGGCACCAGCGCGTGGACGGACGCGCCGGCGTCTGACGGTTCGCTCCTCGTGGCGATGGAACACGGGATCGATCTGGCTGAGCACCGCGCGCGACAACTCTCCCCCGACATTGTGGCGGCCAGCGAGATCATCCTCGCGATGGGACCGCATCATCTCGAACGTGCGGAAGCGCTGGGCGGCAGCGGTCGGACCTGGCTGTTGACGGGTTTCGTCGATGCCAATCGTGCCCGGCCGGTCAGTGATCCGTTTGGCGGAGAACTCGACATCTATCGCGCCACCTACGATGAGTTGGAGGATGAGATCGGTCTGGTGCTTGATCGCATTGTCCGCGACCGCCGTGGGCCCTCGACCTGA
- a CDS encoding threonylcarbamoyl-AMP synthase yields MSMQSLTIPFWSPAEIDAALRGVIEHLTNRGVLAYPTETVYGFGTAVDHESVESLVTLKGRPPGKPFLMLIGDPGQVARLDLHLPTYAAHLAARFWPGPLTLVLKGGDGRVPTRLRGPEGGVAVRWTPHPGLQRLLTAYGEPITSTSANRPRVPPAMTCGEIVEQWSEAIHRGILHVLDGGRLSPSPPSTVVDCTGRRGRVIRPGVLSAALLRECVPDLVGDT; encoded by the coding sequence ATGAGCATGCAGTCGCTCACCATCCCGTTCTGGTCACCGGCCGAGATCGATGCTGCGCTGCGTGGCGTCATTGAGCACCTGACGAATCGCGGTGTCCTGGCTTATCCGACCGAGACTGTGTATGGCTTTGGGACGGCGGTCGATCATGAGTCGGTGGAGTCGTTGGTGACGCTCAAGGGTCGTCCTCCCGGCAAACCATTCCTCATGTTGATCGGTGACCCCGGGCAAGTGGCGCGACTTGACCTGCACCTGCCCACCTATGCGGCGCATCTGGCGGCCCGCTTCTGGCCGGGTCCACTCACGCTGGTTCTGAAAGGCGGGGATGGACGCGTTCCGACCCGATTGCGCGGTCCCGAAGGCGGCGTGGCGGTGCGGTGGACGCCGCATCCTGGACTGCAACGGCTCCTCACCGCCTACGGCGAACCGATCACCAGCACCAGCGCCAATCGCCCCAGGGTACCGCCAGCCATGACGTGTGGGGAGATTGTGGAACAGTGGTCGGAGGCGATTCATCGGGGCATACTGCACGTGCTCGATGGCGGCCGGTTGTCGCCCTCGCCACCATCCACCGTGGTCGATTGCACCGGACGACGTGGCCGCGTCATCCGACCAGGCGTGTTGTCGGCAGCGCTGCTTCGCGAGTGTGTCCCCGATCTCGTTGGTGATACCTGA
- the ispD gene encoding 2-C-methyl-D-erythritol 4-phosphate cytidylyltransferase, with protein sequence MTASDLPHPRRHVPPPTPARSRDDAVSLTNTSVTRDVGVVIVAGGTGSRTGSTELKQFRWVAGKPALLHSVQAFMARPDVAIVVVVLPKAYAADPPPWLFQCDVDRLLVSTGGAHRHESVVNGLEDLPEDVVIAVVHDAARPLVTDDTIDRVIAEARKGHGAIAALPVVDTLKEVDDTGRIVRTIDRAHLWRAQTPQAFPRAILERAHVEAQRDRIVATDDAALVERLGLPVMVVQGSERGLKITTDSDFARADALSTIPE encoded by the coding sequence ATGACCGCCTCTGACTTGCCGCATCCGCGTCGCCACGTCCCGCCGCCGACACCCGCGCGATCTCGGGACGATGCCGTGTCACTCACCAACACGTCCGTGACCCGTGATGTGGGTGTCGTGATTGTTGCCGGCGGGACCGGATCGCGCACCGGCAGCACGGAACTGAAGCAATTCCGCTGGGTGGCCGGTAAGCCGGCGCTGCTCCACAGTGTGCAGGCGTTCATGGCGCGACCCGACGTGGCCATCGTGGTGGTGGTCCTGCCCAAAGCGTACGCGGCCGATCCGCCGCCCTGGCTGTTTCAATGCGACGTCGATCGTCTGCTGGTGAGCACGGGCGGCGCCCATCGGCATGAGAGCGTCGTCAACGGCCTCGAGGATTTGCCGGAGGACGTGGTCATTGCCGTCGTGCATGATGCGGCGCGACCGCTGGTGACCGATGATACGATCGATCGGGTGATCGCCGAGGCACGCAAAGGGCACGGCGCTATCGCCGCATTGCCGGTGGTCGATACGCTCAAGGAAGTCGATGACACGGGTCGCATCGTACGGACCATTGATCGCGCGCATCTCTGGCGTGCGCAAACGCCTCAGGCATTCCCTCGCGCAATCCTTGAGCGCGCGCACGTCGAAGCGCAGCGCGACCGCATCGTGGCCACCGACGACGCGGCACTGGTCGAGCGCCTCGGACTGCCGGTCATGGTGGTGCAGGGGAGTGAGCGCGGCCTCAAGATCACCACGGATTCCGACTTCGCGCGCGCGGATGCGCTGAGCACGATTCCGGAATGA
- the radA gene encoding DNA repair protein RadA, giving the protein MAKARTVYRCTECGAEFPKWAGRCESCAAWNTLAEEPVAATTVSKRTAARVAGGLAGATVQLRSVTGAETHRWRTGLNEFDFVLGGGIVPGSMVLVGGEPGIGKSTLLLQVAARLETGKHATLYVSGEESALQVKLRADRLTEAAGSVSLLTETSLETILATASQARDDGQRIDALVIDSIQTVHTELLEGAPGNVGQVRECAARLMRFAKETGTTVFVIGHVTKGGGIAGPKTLEHIVDTVLYFEGDGTLDHRVLRATKNRFGSVDEIGVFRMLPTGLVPVENPSALFVGDRSDVASGSAVCALMEGTRPVLVEVQALAVRAGFGTPQRVASGIDSRRLALLLAVLDKRGGFSCAQLDVFCNVVGGMRVQEPAVDLAVVAALASSVVDRPLPARAVFLGELGLGGEVRPVSQAERRLSEASKLGMTQAFLSDRAVPRRVPKDMEVVGVRTLRDVLQRTVGAGAAS; this is encoded by the coding sequence ATGGCGAAGGCGCGCACGGTGTACCGCTGCACAGAGTGCGGCGCGGAATTTCCGAAATGGGCCGGGCGATGTGAAAGTTGCGCGGCCTGGAACACCTTGGCCGAAGAGCCGGTCGCGGCGACCACGGTCAGCAAGCGCACCGCGGCGCGCGTCGCAGGCGGTCTCGCGGGAGCGACCGTCCAGTTGCGTTCGGTCACGGGGGCGGAGACCCATCGGTGGCGCACCGGGCTCAATGAGTTCGACTTTGTCCTCGGCGGCGGTATCGTGCCGGGCAGTATGGTGCTGGTCGGTGGCGAGCCGGGCATCGGCAAGAGCACGCTGTTGCTGCAGGTTGCGGCGCGCCTCGAAACCGGGAAGCACGCCACGCTGTACGTCTCCGGGGAAGAGTCGGCGCTGCAGGTGAAGCTGCGGGCCGACCGTCTGACCGAAGCAGCGGGCTCCGTGTCGTTGCTCACCGAGACGTCGCTCGAAACCATCCTCGCCACTGCATCGCAGGCGCGGGACGATGGACAGCGCATCGACGCATTGGTGATTGATTCCATCCAGACCGTCCACACCGAGTTGCTGGAAGGCGCGCCGGGCAATGTCGGGCAGGTGCGAGAGTGCGCCGCACGGCTGATGCGGTTCGCCAAGGAAACCGGCACGACCGTGTTCGTGATCGGTCATGTCACGAAGGGTGGCGGTATTGCCGGGCCCAAGACGCTCGAGCACATCGTCGATACGGTGCTGTACTTCGAGGGTGACGGCACGCTGGATCATCGCGTGCTTCGCGCCACGAAGAACCGCTTTGGCTCCGTTGATGAGATCGGCGTCTTCCGCATGCTGCCGACTGGACTGGTGCCGGTGGAAAACCCGTCGGCGCTATTCGTGGGCGATCGCTCCGATGTCGCCAGCGGCAGCGCCGTCTGTGCCCTCATGGAGGGCACCCGTCCCGTGCTCGTGGAAGTGCAGGCGCTGGCGGTGCGTGCGGGATTCGGCACGCCGCAGCGAGTGGCCAGCGGCATCGACTCGCGGAGACTGGCATTGCTGCTGGCGGTGCTCGACAAGCGCGGCGGATTCTCGTGCGCCCAACTCGACGTGTTCTGCAACGTGGTCGGGGGGATGCGCGTGCAGGAACCGGCAGTGGACCTGGCCGTGGTAGCGGCGTTGGCGTCAAGCGTGGTGGACCGACCGCTGCCGGCGCGGGCCGTCTTTCTTGGTGAACTTGGCCTTGGCGGCGAAGTACGTCCGGTGTCGCAGGCCGAACGTCGACTCTCCGAGGCCTCGAAACTCGGCATGACGCAAGCGTTTCTGTCCGATCGCGCGGTACCGCGTCGGGTGCCCAAAGACATGGAGGTTGTCGGCGTGCGCACGTTACGCGATGTGCTCCAGCGAACCGTCGGTGCCGGCGCCGCCTCGTGA